The window GACAGGGGTGTCGATGCCCGCGCCGCGCAGCTGCTTGATGAACACGCCGATCTGGTTGTAGATGCCGCCGAAGTAGATGGCGTCCGGCTTGGTCAGCTTGATCTTGGCGACGATGCTGGAGAAGTCACTCTTTTCCTCGGTGCCTTCGCTGCCGGAGATGGTGACGCCCTTGGCCTTGAGGGCCTTCTCGACCTCGGCGGCCAGCCCTTCACCGTAGGCCGTCTTGTCGTTCAGGACGTAGACCTTCTTGGCCTTCAGGTTGTTCATGATGAAGTTCGCGCCGGCCGGACCCTGCGAGTCGTCGCGGGCCACGATGCGGTTCATGTTGGCCAGACCGCGGTCAGTCACCTGGTTGGCGGTGTTGGCCGGGCTGATCATCACCAGGTTGCTGGGGGCCAGCGCGGCGCTGGCCGGAATCGCCACGCCGCTGTTCAGGGTGCCCACCACGGCCAGGATCTGGTTGTCGGCGGCAATCTTGCGGGCGGCGGCGGTCCCGGTGGCCGGATCGGCCTGGTCGTCGTAGGGCACCAACTGCAGGTTGAAGCCCGCCTTCTTGAACTGCGCGGCGTACTCGTTGACCGCCAGCTGCACGCCGTTGCGGATCTGGGTGCCCAGGTTGCTCTGGCCGCCGGACAGCGGGCTGATGGTGGCAATCTTGATGGTGGTCTGGGCGCTGGCGGTGCCCAGGGCCAGGGCGGCGAGTACAGAAAGGCTCAGTGCAGTCTTCATCATAATTCCTCCGAATATGAATGCGCCGCAGACCCTGGGGCCTGGGTGCGCTGTGGTTGCGATAGCGAGATTCTAGGGACGAGTTAAGGTGAAGTCAATGCGCCGCTCATCTGGCCTTTGGAACTCCAGCATGAAGAATGGGCTGTAGAAGAAGAATTATTGCCGAACCAGGGGCAGTTCGAGCAACATTGGTGCAGAACTGGGAGTCTGGGCGGTTCTCTACCCCACTGTCTTAATACAGCGAGGGGGCCAATTCAGGTGGAATTGGCCCCCAATGGCCTGCGGACACGGGTGCTG is drawn from Deinococcus radiopugnans ATCC 19172 and contains these coding sequences:
- a CDS encoding branched-chain amino acid ABC transporter substrate-binding protein codes for the protein MMKTALSLSVLAALALGTASAQTTIKIATISPLSGGQSNLGTQIRNGVQLAVNEYAAQFKKAGFNLQLVPYDDQADPATGTAAARKIAADNQILAVVGTLNSGVAIPASAALAPSNLVMISPANTANQVTDRGLANMNRIVARDDSQGPAGANFIMNNLKAKKVYVLNDKTAYGEGLAAEVEKALKAKGVTISGSEGTEEKSDFSSIVAKIKLTKPDAIYFGGIYNQIGVFIKQLRGAGIDTPVVGGDGLDSSELPVIIGKAGANNVYYTTVAAPLEALPAAKTFAANFQKTFNTPAQGFGAFGYDAAKVTLQGILDAARANGGKAPSRKQVMDTIRKGTYKGLLSGEVSFNSVGDRKAATLYVIKIKDGKAALETSLSVKPPKN